The Dendrosporobacter quercicolus genome includes a region encoding these proteins:
- a CDS encoding DNA adenine methylase produces the protein MNPVLKYRGGKSREIPRFLQYIPDDFDRYIEPFLGGGAVYFHIEPDRAILNDINTRLMTFYFQLRNQYPQMREQLNELQRQYEDNQSAYKKLKSEHPNERIPNANEELYYMMRNLFNNPDETYLDGVLYFFINKTAYSGMIRYNGNGDYNVPFGRYPNLNTRLITQEHSLLLQSAELYNVDYNEIFAIAEEDDFIFLDPPYDCVFNDYGNIDMMNGFDEVQHRRLAEDFRNLPCRALMVIGKTPLTQELYGEYIFDEYYKNYAVNIRNRFNNDKMHIIVKNY, from the coding sequence ATGAATCCAGTATTAAAATATCGAGGTGGTAAATCAAGAGAAATTCCACGTTTTTTGCAATATATTCCTGATGATTTTGATCGATATATTGAGCCTTTTTTGGGAGGCGGTGCAGTGTATTTTCATATTGAGCCGGACAGGGCAATTCTTAATGATATAAATACGAGGCTGATGACTTTTTACTTTCAGCTTAGGAATCAATATCCTCAAATGCGTGAGCAACTAAATGAATTACAGAGACAATACGAAGATAATCAATCTGCATATAAAAAACTAAAATCAGAGCATCCGAATGAAAGAATTCCAAATGCAAACGAAGAGTTGTATTATATGATGAGAAATTTATTTAACAATCCAGATGAAACATATTTAGATGGTGTTCTCTATTTTTTTATAAATAAAACTGCGTATTCTGGAATGATACGTTACAATGGCAATGGTGATTACAATGTGCCTTTTGGTCGTTATCCTAATCTAAATACAAGATTAATTACACAAGAACATAGTTTACTATTACAAAGCGCTGAACTTTACAATGTAGACTATAATGAAATATTTGCAATTGCGGAGGAGGACGATTTTATTTTCCTGGATCCTCCATATGATTGCGTTTTTAATGATTACGGGAATATTGACATGATGAATGGTTTTGATGAAGTTCAGCACAGGAGGTTGGCTGAAGATTTTCGCAACCTTCCGTGTCGTGCTCTTATGGTTATCGGCAAGACACCATTAACACAGGAATTGTATGGTGAGTATATTTTTGATGAGTATTATAAAAATTACGCCGTAAATATTAGGAACAGATTTAATAATGACAAAATGCATATAATTGTCAAGAACTATTAA
- a CDS encoding peptidoglycan recognition protein family protein: protein MRKVTLMELRELALQSKNNLWDKARALDRDVKLYLHWTAGHYGQFFDSYHINIDADGSVYVSANDLAAAKSHTYRRNSGAIGISLACAYNATTNNFGLEPPTPAQIEAAAQVVAVLAAALDLTIDLQRVMTHAEAADNKDGLNPGYGANGYPDGRHGPEHSCERWDLWFFPGVAPGEGGNVIRGKANWYRNQGVS, encoded by the coding sequence ATGCGCAAAGTAACATTAATGGAGCTTCGGGAACTGGCTTTACAGAGCAAAAATAACCTTTGGGATAAAGCCCGGGCGCTGGACAGGGATGTAAAACTGTACCTGCATTGGACGGCTGGCCATTACGGCCAGTTTTTTGATTCATACCATATAAATATTGACGCAGATGGCAGCGTTTATGTCAGCGCAAATGATCTGGCCGCAGCTAAATCCCATACTTACCGGCGCAATTCCGGAGCAATTGGGATTTCTTTGGCCTGCGCCTATAACGCCACTACCAATAATTTTGGCCTGGAGCCGCCAACGCCCGCGCAGATCGAAGCCGCAGCGCAGGTTGTAGCTGTGTTGGCAGCAGCGCTTGATCTCACGATTGATCTGCAACGTGTCATGACGCATGCTGAGGCGGCCGACAACAAGGACGGCCTGAATCCTGGATATGGAGCCAATGGGTACCCGGATGGCCGGCATGGGCCGGAGCATAGTTGCGAGCGTTGGGATTTATGGTTTTTCCCTGGGGTGGCGCCGGGTGAAGGTGGCAATGTTATTCGGGGCAAGGCAAATTGGTATAGGAATCAGGGGGTGTCGTAA
- a CDS encoding phage tail protein, with protein sequence MAMNPYVGWGVTTFLSWLINKSNKSSSSSESEPDSLNASPAAVGTPVPVILGRTILKSPLIIYYGGFSSKSYTETYSAHASFSAWPLVLSLIANFIAAPATGHQASPATVAPGASVTTSGGSGRVTGTTTANGATYKDDLTGPLLNALFTWLLSWLINGRNLKTTIQKGFKYYLGYQLLACVSGEGMRLRGIYLNEQQVWAGDVFREDHLDEPFTISVDDDELFGGPDESGGFIGDIRLYLGGADQPADPWMIEQMSAESVQEELRGLTPAYRPFVSLVVPPAYIGKQASIPDTWLDLQWIPNRLGLGAIGDDANPMEAIYEMHVNAEWGLNRSPELLDTESMIAIGQRLKSEGIGLTVPITAKTEVRQIIDDICEHLDMVRYTDPETGKLTFKLIRDDYDSSSLPTFDETMCSSVEFTRTVWSNTNGSICVSYTDSAALYETSTVTVNDPANIQINEGHNNVQDLTFSYFTTAGNARWAAQRELKQQGFPLAAATLICNRKAAFVRNGDVIKLNWPPYGIKDLILRVTHVDLGDFISGEVKITTIEDVFGMGKSKFSPNDSTEWQPPQNYPTGVQLFKYFEAPWEFMQVDDSYVFALAAQPDLKTQKWTVHRYRDYTWQTTNSRTKWTPVGQLAGDYLETSDMEDVTGFEVIDLGGIEDLAARSLATGTPGFTAARNGARLLMIGNEIMGWGNLTQLANGRWRVQNIIRATYDTVPASHAAGAPVFFVDAGFYTNVTTGGAVIPAGYVTSESYNITTATAEAEEAFDQTKVTALTTVRRPERPTPPGRIRLTTHSKAQQAHIDQAAGNLTLSWALRNKRQSYGCTSQNDVSDFFSGLAINPPEGLQTVIRVYVGSQKIREVVLAVSITETSIDENGEETTTTRLIAEWDYPWATRCLDKLAFDVETRIEITARLNSLESYQLHQRTFSWKPPYVLDAVETEEAALNVIGAAWRDGSVIVVMPNEADNKQIPVEDAPLVILGTIYTEEQPGAVLCRSGWVVPNGKVLAVTGADSYEVIDLANGFVLLSYYVPEGQGGLSAWQYNGTSFDRITVPQQ encoded by the coding sequence ATGGCCATGAATCCTTATGTCGGCTGGGGCGTAACCACTTTCCTATCCTGGCTGATCAATAAAAGCAACAAAAGCAGTAGCTCGTCCGAGTCCGAGCCGGACAGCCTGAATGCGTCGCCGGCGGCGGTGGGGACGCCGGTACCGGTCATTCTTGGTCGGACAATTTTAAAAAGCCCGCTGATCATTTATTACGGCGGCTTTAGCTCCAAATCCTACACCGAAACCTATTCGGCGCATGCCAGCTTTAGCGCCTGGCCGCTGGTACTGTCCTTAATTGCCAACTTTATTGCCGCTCCAGCTACCGGGCATCAGGCCAGTCCCGCCACCGTTGCGCCCGGGGCCTCAGTGACGACATCCGGCGGCAGCGGGCGCGTAACCGGTACAACCACGGCCAACGGGGCCACCTATAAAGACGATCTGACCGGACCGCTCCTAAATGCCTTATTTACGTGGCTTTTGTCCTGGTTAATCAACGGCCGGAACTTAAAAACCACTATCCAAAAAGGCTTTAAATATTACCTTGGCTATCAACTGCTGGCTTGTGTATCAGGCGAGGGAATGCGGTTACGCGGCATCTATCTGAACGAGCAGCAGGTTTGGGCGGGCGATGTATTTCGTGAGGATCATCTGGATGAGCCATTTACCATCAGTGTCGATGATGATGAGCTGTTCGGCGGTCCGGACGAAAGCGGCGGTTTTATTGGCGACATCCGCCTGTATCTCGGCGGAGCCGATCAGCCGGCCGATCCGTGGATGATTGAGCAGATGAGCGCAGAATCAGTGCAGGAGGAATTACGCGGCTTAACCCCGGCGTACCGGCCGTTTGTCAGCCTGGTGGTGCCGCCCGCTTACATTGGCAAGCAGGCCAGCATTCCGGACACCTGGCTGGATTTGCAATGGATACCCAACAGGCTGGGGCTGGGCGCGATCGGCGACGACGCCAACCCCATGGAGGCCATCTACGAGATGCATGTCAACGCTGAGTGGGGCCTGAACCGCAGCCCGGAGCTGCTGGACACCGAGAGCATGATTGCCATTGGCCAGCGCTTAAAAAGCGAAGGCATTGGCCTGACGGTGCCAATTACGGCCAAGACCGAAGTCCGGCAAATCATTGACGATATCTGCGAGCACCTGGATATGGTGCGCTACACCGACCCGGAGACCGGTAAGCTGACTTTTAAGCTCATCCGGGATGATTATGATTCCAGCAGTCTGCCGACGTTTGACGAAACCATGTGCAGCTCGGTGGAATTTACCCGGACGGTCTGGTCCAATACCAACGGTTCCATTTGCGTGTCCTACACTGACAGTGCCGCATTATATGAGACCAGCACTGTAACCGTCAACGATCCGGCCAATATCCAGATCAACGAGGGCCATAACAATGTCCAGGATTTGACGTTCAGCTATTTTACCACGGCTGGCAATGCCCGGTGGGCGGCGCAGCGAGAGCTGAAACAGCAAGGATTTCCCTTAGCGGCCGCCACACTTATCTGCAACCGTAAGGCCGCCTTTGTCCGCAACGGCGATGTAATCAAACTGAACTGGCCGCCTTATGGAATCAAGGATCTGATCCTGCGGGTGACGCATGTGGATCTGGGCGACTTTATCAGCGGCGAAGTGAAAATCACCACTATTGAGGACGTATTCGGCATGGGCAAATCCAAGTTTAGCCCGAATGACTCCACCGAGTGGCAGCCGCCGCAGAATTACCCGACCGGGGTGCAGCTCTTTAAATATTTTGAAGCTCCTTGGGAATTCATGCAGGTCGATGACAGCTATGTGTTTGCTTTGGCGGCGCAGCCGGACTTAAAGACCCAGAAATGGACCGTACACCGGTACCGCGATTACACTTGGCAGACCACCAACAGCAGGACCAAATGGACGCCAGTCGGGCAGCTGGCCGGCGATTATCTGGAAACCAGCGACATGGAAGACGTTACCGGCTTTGAAGTGATTGACCTGGGCGGCATTGAAGACCTGGCCGCGCGCAGTTTAGCTACCGGCACACCCGGATTTACCGCAGCGCGTAACGGCGCGCGGCTGCTGATGATTGGCAATGAAATCATGGGTTGGGGCAATTTGACGCAGCTGGCCAACGGCCGCTGGCGGGTGCAGAACATTATCCGGGCCACCTATGATACGGTACCAGCCAGTCACGCCGCCGGTGCGCCGGTATTTTTTGTGGATGCCGGCTTTTATACCAATGTGACGACCGGGGGCGCGGTCATCCCAGCGGGTTATGTTACCAGCGAATCCTACAACATTACCACGGCAACGGCGGAGGCGGAGGAGGCGTTTGACCAGACCAAAGTGACGGCCCTGACAACAGTCCGCCGGCCGGAGCGGCCGACGCCGCCGGGCCGAATCCGGCTGACTACACATAGTAAAGCGCAGCAGGCGCATATTGACCAGGCGGCCGGCAATCTCACCTTGTCCTGGGCGCTCAGGAACAAGCGGCAATCCTATGGCTGCACATCCCAAAATGATGTGAGCGATTTCTTTTCGGGATTGGCGATTAACCCACCGGAGGGCCTGCAAACGGTTATCCGGGTGTATGTCGGCAGTCAAAAAATTCGCGAAGTAGTTTTGGCTGTCAGTATTACGGAAACGAGCATTGACGAAAACGGCGAGGAAACAACTACAACCAGGCTGATTGCCGAGTGGGATTATCCCTGGGCAACGCGCTGCCTGGACAAGCTGGCCTTTGATGTGGAGACCAGAATTGAAATTACGGCCAGGTTGAACAGCCTGGAATCGTATCAGCTGCATCAGCGCACGTTTAGCTGGAAACCGCCCTATGTTTTGGATGCGGTCGAAACCGAAGAGGCTGCCCTCAATGTCATCGGGGCAGCCTGGCGGGATGGCAGTGTGATTGTGGTCATGCCGAACGAAGCGGATAACAAGCAAATTCCGGTAGAGGACGCGCCGCTGGTTATCTTAGGGACAATTTACACCGAGGAGCAGCCGGGCGCAGTGCTGTGCCGCAGCGGCTGGGTGGTGCCGAATGGCAAAGTATTGGCGGTCACCGGCGCGGACAGCTATGAGGTCATAGACCTTGCGAATGGCTTTGTACTGTTGTCTTATTATGTGCCGGAAGGTCAGGGCGGCCTTAGCGCCTGGCAATATAACGGGACGAGTTTTGACCGCATTACGGTACCGCAGCAATAA
- a CDS encoding phage BR0599 family protein, which produces MANSNISLYENSLQDGQPMECYRFQHKDTTYLYTSNRFDVQLTIQSGGTIRTEKYAADYIKRNNIESQGQGDPVSLMVTVSKDNAVAKLFQGAPPDKPVTLVIYRLHDQNHSAFDKIFVGEVIQSNFKDSECELTVKVENWLTKKLPNMMRQFFCNNTIYDTKCRLNKADWGVSIYIDKVEGLTITASQISAYPENYFAGGLIYYGDNVRMIDSSKEDKVVLRYPFPTTPMNNVMIYPGCDQLFRTCALRYQNTLNFSGCPYIAPATDTNTKIGKGVYWVDDTVVQRDTDGFVGTIST; this is translated from the coding sequence ATGGCCAACAGTAATATATCCCTTTATGAGAACTCACTGCAGGACGGTCAGCCGATGGAGTGCTACCGGTTCCAGCATAAAGACACAACCTATCTGTATACCTCCAACCGGTTTGATGTGCAGCTGACAATCCAAAGCGGCGGCACTATCCGCACCGAAAAATATGCCGCCGACTATATCAAAAGGAATAATATTGAATCGCAAGGCCAGGGAGATCCTGTCAGCTTAATGGTTACTGTCAGTAAAGACAATGCTGTTGCCAAGCTGTTCCAGGGCGCGCCGCCGGATAAACCGGTAACGCTTGTTATTTACCGGCTGCACGACCAGAATCACAGCGCTTTTGACAAGATATTCGTCGGTGAGGTTATACAAAGCAATTTTAAGGATTCGGAATGCGAACTGACCGTAAAAGTGGAAAACTGGCTGACAAAAAAACTGCCGAACATGATGCGGCAGTTTTTTTGTAATAACACCATCTATGATACGAAATGCCGGCTGAACAAAGCGGACTGGGGTGTGTCCATCTATATTGACAAGGTTGAAGGACTGACAATAACCGCCAGCCAGATTAGCGCTTATCCCGAAAACTATTTTGCCGGCGGACTGATCTACTACGGCGACAATGTGCGCATGATCGACAGCAGTAAAGAGGATAAGGTGGTACTGCGCTATCCCTTTCCAACAACGCCGATGAATAACGTGATGATTTACCCGGGCTGCGATCAGCTGTTTCGCACCTGTGCGCTCCGCTATCAAAACACGCTGAACTTCTCCGGCTGTCCCTACATTGCGCCGGCAACCGATACCAATACCAAAATTGGTAAGGGTGTGTACTGGGTGGACGATACCGTCGTGCAGCGCGATACTGACGGGTTTGTCGGCACAATTTCCACTTGA